A region of Argentina anserina chromosome 5, drPotAnse1.1, whole genome shotgun sequence DNA encodes the following proteins:
- the LOC126793282 gene encoding probable aspartyl protease At4g16563 produces the protein MASLTPMFLLICFTYISVSFSQTLFLPLTHSLSQTQFNTTHHLLKATATRSTARFRHHQHHRKASQVSLPLAPGSDYTLSFTLGSTPPQPISLYMDTGSDLVWFPCSPFECILCEGKPNSTFPPPKIPQSAAVSCDSHSCSAAHSALSSRSLCAIANCPLESIELSECSSFKCPPFYYAYGDGSLISKLFKYSLSIPMSTPPLILPNFTFGCSHSALGEPIGVAGFGRGLLSLPAQLARSSPHLGNQFSYCLVSHSFDQDRVRRPSPLILGRYDQKYIHGAEEYTYTSMLYNPKHPYFYCVGLAGISIGKRVVPAPEFLQRVDGKGKGGVVVDSGTTFTMLPQRFHNSLVAEFDRRVGRVHKRATQVEEGTGLGPCYYYDGVMEVPAVALHFVGNKSSVVLPRKNYFYEFTDGGDGVGRTRKVGCWMLMNGGDEKESGGGPGAIFGNYQQQGFEVVYDLDKHRVGFAKRQCSLLWDNLNQK, from the coding sequence atgGCATCTCTTACTCCTATGTTTCTACTAATCTGTTTCACTTACATCTCTGTTTCATTTTCCCAGACACTCTTCCTCCCCCTAACCCACTCCCTCTCCCAAACCCAATTCAACACCACCCACCACCTCCTCAAAGCCACAGCCACGCGCTCCACCGCCCGCTTCCGCCATCACCAACACCACCGCAAAGCCAGCCAAGTCTCTCTCCCACTAGCTCCGGGAAGCGACTACACTCTCTCCTTCACCCTCGGCTCCACCCCTCCCCAGCCCATCTCCCTCTACATGGACACCGGCAGCGACCTCGTCTGGTTCCCCTGCTCTCCCTTCGAGTGCATTCTCTGCGAAGGCAAGCCCAACTCCACCTTCCCCCCGCCCAAAATCCCCCAAAGCGCCGCCGTTTCATGCGACTCCCACTCCTGCTCCGCTGCACACTCCGCCCTCAGCTCCCGCTCTCTCTGCGCCATAGCCAACTGTCCCCTCGAGTCCATTGAGCTCTCCGAGTGCTCCTCTTTCAAATGCCCGCCGTTTTACTATGCTTACGGCGACGGAAGCTTGATTTCCAAGCTTTTCAAATACAGCTTATCAATCCCCATGTCAACTCCGCCGCTCATTCTTCCCAACTTTACTTTCGGTTGTTCCCACTCTGCCCTCGGCGAGCCGATCGGAGTTGCCGGCTTCGGCCGGGGACTGCTTTCTCTTCCGGCACAGCTCGCCAGGTCCTCTCCCCACCTCGGTAACCAGTTCTCTTACTGCTTAGTTTCTCACTCCTTTGACCAGGACCGTGTTCGGAGACCAAGTCCGCTCATTCTCGGCCGGTACGATCAGAAATATATCCACGGAGCTGAGGAGTATACCTACACCTCCATGCTTTACAACCCGAAACACCCCTATTTCTACTGTGTTGGTTTGGCCGGAATATCTATTGGGAAAAGAGTTGTTCCGGCGCCGGAGTTTCTCCAAAGAGTTGATGGAAAAGGGAAAGGCGGAGTTGTGGTGGATTCGGGGACGACGTTCACTATGTTACCGCAGCGGTTTCATAACTCGTTGGTGGCCGAGTTCGACCGCCGTGTCGGACGAGTTCACAAGCGGGCGACTCAGGTCGAGGAAGGGACCGGGCTCGGGCCGTGTTACTACTACGACGGCGTTATGGAAGTTCCCGCCGTGGCTTTGCATTTTGTGGGGAACAAATCGAGTGTGGTGCTACCTAGGAAGAACTATTTTTACGAGTTTACGGACGGCGGTGATGGGGTGGGGAGGACGCGGAAAGTGGGGTGTTGGATGCTGATGAACGGCGGAGATGAGAAGGAGTCAGGAGGTGGGCCCGGGGCCATTTTTGGGAATTACCAGCAGCAAGGGTTTGAGGTGGTTTATGATTTGGATAAGCATAGGGTTGGGTTTGCAAAGAGGCAGTGTTCATTGCTGTGGGACAATCTAAACCAGAAGTGA